The following are from one region of the Stigmatella ashevillena genome:
- a CDS encoding serine/threonine protein kinase, whose translation MAQVNPRDLKPGQWVDGWRIVRRIGSGAYGVVYEVEKDGQRFALKLACHREQSGDPRQTDARAKREVACLQQLHHRHVIRMWAHGRWPEPRSGFLYIVLDFVDGYTLGHWVERTHPTPHEVAVLFLKLFDALEHLHGRGVFHRDLSLRNIMVSQDGEPVIIDFGSADYAAAEELTDAPLPPGTPRNRSPEAVSFWNANRHNPEARYPFKATDDIFALGANLYDVLTDPSPERSKKRPPLGGVMPPPSPFKVTQGRVPQELSAHAMHLIASDPKARPAIAKDARRPLEEFVQFKGPEWRGLPVHPVVSQIPPEPADRASMPSSAGEAARNMLRPGWRRSALAGALALVVLAAVMATSLAQLVPGEPPPPLPEPAEKPTSRSAPLPSPLPPPEEASPSVNQPENSPALTNGVPNPSQVQKASAQRVLSKVQRCALLVASLSWFAAGCPGVQTRPEPEACPEKAIKAMEQELGWTLDSGQTALVTVDVTKGRMPRWPHNNKEEDNWAVFKEGPVTGALSMPYKKAPEGTLLEGHLWTTGDKIVGRYFRARLPNERTVPICLELRHGGMLKEEGSKPGKAVGSKEADAVAVTRWR comes from the coding sequence GTGGCTCAAGTGAACCCAAGGGATCTCAAACCCGGCCAATGGGTAGACGGCTGGCGCATCGTGCGACGCATCGGCAGCGGCGCCTACGGCGTTGTCTACGAGGTGGAGAAGGACGGGCAGCGCTTCGCGCTCAAGTTGGCCTGCCACCGAGAGCAGAGCGGAGACCCGAGGCAGACGGATGCACGCGCGAAGCGCGAGGTGGCCTGTCTCCAACAACTCCATCACCGCCATGTCATCCGGATGTGGGCTCATGGCCGTTGGCCAGAGCCGCGCTCGGGTTTTCTCTACATCGTCCTCGATTTCGTGGATGGCTACACGCTGGGGCATTGGGTCGAGCGAACCCACCCGACGCCGCATGAAGTGGCCGTCTTGTTCCTGAAGCTGTTCGACGCCTTGGAGCACCTGCACGGGCGAGGCGTATTTCACCGGGACTTGAGCTTGCGGAACATCATGGTCTCCCAGGATGGGGAACCGGTGATCATCGACTTTGGTTCGGCGGACTACGCGGCCGCCGAAGAACTGACGGATGCCCCTCTACCACCCGGAACACCGCGCAACCGCAGTCCGGAGGCAGTGAGCTTCTGGAATGCCAACCGTCACAACCCCGAGGCGCGGTACCCCTTCAAGGCGACCGACGATATCTTCGCCCTCGGAGCCAATCTCTACGACGTGCTGACGGACCCCTCGCCCGAGCGCAGCAAGAAGCGGCCCCCACTCGGAGGGGTGATGCCACCGCCCTCCCCCTTCAAGGTGACTCAAGGGCGCGTTCCGCAAGAGCTGAGCGCCCATGCGATGCACCTGATCGCCAGCGACCCCAAGGCGAGGCCCGCGATCGCGAAGGATGCTCGGCGCCCGCTGGAGGAGTTCGTGCAATTCAAGGGCCCCGAGTGGCGAGGGCTCCCCGTTCACCCGGTCGTATCGCAAATTCCCCCAGAGCCTGCCGATAGGGCCTCCATGCCTTCCTCAGCGGGAGAGGCTGCTCGGAACATGCTGCGCCCTGGATGGCGCCGTTCCGCGCTCGCCGGGGCGTTGGCGCTCGTCGTGCTCGCGGCCGTCATGGCCACCTCCTTGGCCCAGCTCGTTCCGGGGGAGCCACCCCCACCTCTTCCGGAGCCAGCCGAAAAGCCGACAAGCCGCTCTGCTCCATTACCCTCGCCTCTCCCACCCCCCGAGGAGGCGAGCCCTTCCGTGAATCAGCCTGAGAATTCCCCCGCTCTCACCAATGGCGTACCGAACCCGTCTCAGGTCCAGAAAGCCAGCGCTCAGCGCGTGCTCTCGAAGGTGCAAAGGTGTGCGCTTCTCGTGGCCTCCCTCTCTTGGTTCGCAGCAGGCTGCCCGGGTGTGCAGACGCGCCCAGAACCGGAAGCGTGCCCGGAGAAAGCCATAAAGGCCATGGAGCAAGAACTCGGTTGGACGTTGGACTCTGGACAAACCGCCCTTGTCACCGTCGACGTGACCAAGGGGAGGATGCCCCGGTGGCCACACAATAACAAAGAGGAGGACAACTGGGCGGTGTTCAAGGAGGGCCCCGTGACGGGGGCCCTTTCCATGCCATACAAGAAGGCCCCCGAGGGAACGCTTCTGGAGGGTCATCTGTGGACAACAGGCGACAAAATCGTTGGCCGTTATTTCCGCGCCCGTCTTCCCAATGAACGCACGGTCCCGATCTGCCTTGAGCTGAGGCACGGAGGCATGCTCAAGGAAGAGGGCTCCAAGCCCGGAAAGGCCGTGGGCAGCAAGGAAGCGGATGCGGTCGCCGTGACGCGGTGGCGGTGA